From the Teredinibacter turnerae T7901 genome, one window contains:
- a CDS encoding mechanosensitive ion channel family protein, with product MLFPRLRRLVRALPMLCVFVCLCVYAQSENPPTTSLEPNYSEEELRILAAAERVESNKAKLEALDAAYKKSSGETSESIVLQRLDTYDSLIKELREFTSLVGDYKNGGGTPDHLLGDFNEEMLNTGRSLRADIRTYLSRYNENSIERDTATADGLRSYIFDNRLLDMGFRLLSEYVAVIEQLEFSAAPSRRFLMSEVPLRADSLSGQIRLNTERLNEAKALLSIKKDDADVLEKQRLATEKQESDTHSLLLIIDIAEKLELDVSRYRQLLLRTTGEISADLIGSNVLSGLFYDWWISVKQSVGTTLANFMIKAGVFLGILLVFHGIATLVSRVLLRSLTSGSVNLSVLMQDMLTSMTARLIMLLGLLVALAQVGVSLGPVLAGLGVVGFVIGFALQDTLGNFAAGVMILVYRPYDVDDFVEAAGVFGKVRSMNIVSTTVLTIDNQTLIIPNSKIWGDVIKNVTAQKVRRVDMTFGIGYSDDVEHAERILADIVEENEKVLQSPEPMIKLNALGESSVDFIVRPWAKTEHYWDVYWEVTREVKMRFDREGITIPFPQRDVHIYQQSKD from the coding sequence ATGTTGTTCCCCCGCTTGCGCCGACTGGTCAGAGCATTGCCTATGCTCTGTGTATTTGTCTGTTTATGCGTGTATGCGCAATCTGAAAATCCGCCGACGACCTCACTGGAGCCGAATTACAGCGAAGAAGAGCTGCGCATTCTGGCAGCGGCTGAGCGCGTAGAGTCAAACAAAGCCAAGCTTGAAGCACTGGATGCGGCTTATAAAAAATCCTCGGGTGAAACTAGCGAATCTATCGTGCTGCAGCGACTGGATACCTACGACAGCCTGATTAAAGAGCTGCGGGAATTTACCAGTTTGGTCGGGGATTATAAAAATGGTGGCGGCACGCCGGATCATTTGCTCGGCGACTTTAATGAAGAAATGCTGAATACCGGGCGCTCGTTACGTGCAGATATCCGCACCTACCTTAGCCGTTACAACGAAAACAGTATCGAGCGTGATACGGCCACGGCCGATGGTTTGCGCAGCTATATTTTCGACAATCGCCTGCTTGATATGGGGTTTCGGCTGCTATCGGAATATGTTGCTGTGATTGAGCAGCTCGAATTTAGTGCCGCACCTTCACGACGATTTTTAATGAGCGAAGTGCCCTTGCGGGCCGACAGTTTATCTGGCCAGATTCGCCTCAACACAGAGCGCCTCAACGAGGCAAAGGCGCTGCTCTCGATAAAAAAAGACGATGCCGACGTTTTGGAAAAGCAGCGGCTGGCGACTGAAAAGCAGGAATCGGACACCCACAGTTTATTGTTGATTATCGACATTGCCGAAAAACTGGAGCTGGACGTCAGCCGCTATCGTCAATTGCTGCTGCGCACCACCGGCGAAATCAGCGCGGATTTAATTGGCTCAAATGTACTGAGCGGTCTGTTTTACGATTGGTGGATTTCGGTAAAACAATCCGTGGGGACCACGCTCGCCAATTTTATGATCAAAGCCGGTGTCTTTCTCGGCATTCTGCTGGTTTTTCACGGTATAGCTACGCTGGTAAGTCGGGTGCTTTTACGCAGCCTGACATCAGGATCAGTCAACCTGTCGGTGCTGATGCAGGATATGCTCACCTCGATGACCGCGCGCCTGATTATGCTGTTGGGTTTGCTGGTGGCGCTGGCGCAGGTAGGGGTTTCGCTCGGGCCGGTGTTGGCGGGTTTGGGGGTGGTGGGTTTTGTGATCGGTTTTGCGTTGCAGGACACCCTGGGTAATTTTGCTGCGGGGGTGATGATCCTGGTGTACCGGCCTTACGACGTGGACGATTTTGTGGAAGCCGCAGGAGTGTTTGGCAAGGTGCGCAGCATGAATATTGTGTCTACCACGGTGCTGACCATCGACAATCAGACGTTAATTATCCCCAACAGCAAAATCTGGGGGGACGTGATAAAAAACGTGACTGCGCAAAAAGTGCGACGTGTGGATATGACGTTTGGCATAGGGTATAGCGATGATGTGGAGCACGCGGAACGGATTCTCGCCGATATTGTTGAAGAGAACGAGAAGGTACTGCAGAGCCCTGAGCCAATGATCAAGCTCAATGCACTAGGCGAATCATCGGTGGATTTTATCGTGCGTCCCTGGGCCAAAACCGAACACTATTGGGACGTCTACTGGGAAGTTACCCGAGAGGTGAAAATGCGGTTCGACCGCGAGGGGATTACCATTCCGTTCCCCCAGCGGGATGTTCATATCTACCAGCAGAGCAAAGATTAA
- a CDS encoding adenylyltransferase/cytidyltransferase family protein, which yields MAAASIGVLGSAFNPPHNGHADVVAQALAEFDRVLLVPSYRHAFGKNMLPYHWRLQMVAALVEAIADDRVALFDIEKSLAEMQDDPMRPVYTYDVLAETERRFPNAKIAFIVGPDNAATSTWQKFYRGDEIVARWSLWPAAERIPVRSSDIRAQVELGIYPSSAQCPPEVARLLRACLTDSSHK from the coding sequence ATGGCTGCAGCTTCAATTGGTGTACTCGGTTCTGCGTTTAATCCACCGCACAATGGCCATGCGGATGTTGTGGCGCAAGCGCTTGCTGAGTTCGATCGAGTACTCCTGGTACCGTCGTATCGCCATGCGTTTGGCAAAAATATGCTGCCGTACCACTGGCGTTTACAAATGGTGGCGGCACTGGTGGAAGCCATCGCCGATGACCGGGTGGCCCTGTTTGACATAGAAAAATCGCTGGCTGAGATGCAGGACGATCCAATGCGGCCTGTGTACACCTACGATGTCCTGGCAGAAACTGAGCGTCGATTTCCAAACGCCAAAATTGCCTTTATTGTCGGGCCAGACAATGCGGCAACCAGTACCTGGCAAAAATTTTATCGCGGTGACGAAATTGTTGCGCGCTGGTCTTTGTGGCCGGCGGCGGAGCGCATTCCGGTGCGCAGCAGCGATATTCGCGCGCAGGTTGAGCTTGGTATCTACCCATCTTCAGCACAGTGTCCGCCAGAGGTTGCGCGCCTGTTGCGTGCATGTTTAACGGACTCCAGTCACAAATAG
- a CDS encoding sugar porter family MFS transporter, producing MNQATSGNTENFAFILLISGVATIGGFLFGFDSGVINGTVDGLKVAFNSDDVASGFNVASMLLGCAVGAFFAGRLADLYGRRFMLIIAAIFFIVSAWGSGIAGSSGEFIIYRVIGGLAVGAASVMAPAYIAEVAPARYRGALATVQQVAIITGLFMAFLSNYFLADASGSAMNPLWMNFETWRWMFWIELIPAFVFLFALLLIPESPRFLVVKQHKEKALGILQRLYGNVAGQQKLDDIDASLEGDHHRPKLGDLIDKASGKLRPIVWVGIGLATFQQLVGINVVFYYGAVLWQAVGFGENDALLINVVSGALSIGAVILALVLVDKIGRKPILLIGSIGMTVTLGITAFAFTTASQNAAGEVSLGDGMGVVALISANIYVMFFNFSWGPVMWVLLGEMFPNQIRGSGLAVAGLAQWGSNFLVSWTFPMLLGSLGLAFAYSLYTLGALISIFFVAKFVYETKGMELENMKG from the coding sequence ATGAATCAAGCCACTTCGGGTAACACCGAAAACTTTGCTTTTATCCTTCTTATCAGCGGTGTCGCCACCATTGGTGGGTTCCTTTTCGGATTCGATAGCGGTGTTATTAATGGCACCGTAGACGGACTGAAAGTCGCCTTTAACTCGGACGACGTGGCCAGCGGTTTCAACGTTGCGTCAATGCTTCTGGGTTGTGCGGTCGGTGCTTTCTTTGCCGGGCGCTTGGCCGACCTCTACGGCCGTCGCTTTATGCTGATTATCGCGGCGATTTTCTTTATTGTTTCCGCCTGGGGCTCTGGCATCGCCGGTTCTTCCGGTGAATTTATTATTTACCGGGTTATTGGTGGTCTGGCCGTGGGGGCAGCGTCCGTTATGGCGCCCGCCTACATTGCGGAAGTGGCGCCGGCTCGCTATCGGGGAGCCTTGGCTACAGTGCAACAGGTGGCGATTATCACCGGTCTGTTTATGGCGTTCCTGAGTAATTATTTTCTGGCCGATGCGTCCGGTTCGGCAATGAACCCGCTGTGGATGAACTTCGAGACTTGGCGCTGGATGTTCTGGATAGAATTGATTCCTGCGTTTGTGTTCCTGTTTGCCCTTCTCCTTATTCCCGAAAGCCCGCGCTTTTTGGTAGTGAAGCAGCACAAAGAAAAAGCCCTCGGCATTCTGCAACGTCTTTATGGCAATGTCGCCGGTCAGCAGAAACTCGATGATATTGATGCGTCTCTTGAGGGTGATCATCACCGACCCAAACTGGGCGATCTGATCGACAAAGCGTCTGGCAAGTTGCGCCCGATTGTGTGGGTTGGTATTGGCCTGGCAACCTTCCAGCAACTGGTGGGGATTAATGTGGTCTTCTACTACGGCGCCGTGTTGTGGCAGGCGGTTGGCTTTGGTGAAAATGATGCGCTGCTGATCAACGTGGTGTCAGGCGCATTGAGCATTGGCGCGGTGATACTGGCGTTGGTACTGGTGGATAAAATCGGCCGTAAACCCATTTTGTTGATTGGCTCAATTGGCATGACTGTCACGCTTGGCATTACTGCGTTTGCCTTCACTACAGCGAGCCAGAACGCTGCTGGTGAAGTTTCTTTAGGCGATGGTATGGGCGTGGTTGCGCTGATTTCCGCCAATATTTACGTGATGTTCTTTAATTTCAGTTGGGGCCCTGTTATGTGGGTACTGCTGGGCGAGATGTTCCCCAATCAGATTCGCGGTTCCGGCCTGGCCGTTGCCGGTCTCGCGCAATGGGGTTCGAACTTCCTGGTGTCCTGGAC